The window ACATATTAGGACCATCAGACAATGCTTCCTCAGGATTATCGTGTACTTCAAAGAATAACCCATCTACGCCACTAGCCACAGCCGCACGTGCCAAATTTGGTACAAATTCACGGTTACCACTAGATTTAGTCCCTGCACCACCTGGTAATTGAACGCTATGAGTAGCATCAAAGATTACTGGATAGTCGAAAGAACGCATAATTGGGAAGGATCTCATGTCAACTACGAGATTATTATAACCAAAGCTAAAACCACGTTCGGTAAGCATAAGATTTTCATTACCTGTTTCTTTCATTTTATTAAGAACATTTTCCATGTCCTTAGGAGCCATGAATTGACCTTTTTTAACATTTACGCATTTACCAGTTTTAGCAGCGCCGTAAACAAGATCAGTTTGACGGCATAAAAAAGCTGGAATTTGTAGAATATCTAATACTTCAGCTGCAGGTTCAATTTGCTCGATAGAGTGAATGTCACTGACAACGGGCACATTGAGTTCCTTCTTAATAGAAGCAAGCATTTTTAACCCTTCCTCAAGACCTGGTCCACGGAAGGAACTAAAGCTAGAGCGATTAGCTTTATCAAAGGAAGCTTTAAAGATATAGGGAACACCTAAACGTTCGCATATCTCTTTTGCTCGTTTACCGATAGCTAATGTGCGGTCATAGTCCTCAATAACACATGGACCTGCAAGGACAAATAAACCCTTGCCGCCACCCACAGTAATATCTTTAATTTGAACTGTTTTCATTTATTTCTCCTCTTGCTCGTAAATTGCATTAACACGAGCTAAGTCTTCAGGTGTATCAACACCGATAAATCGTTTATTTGTTAGAATAACACGAATTGTATAACCGTTTTCTAGAGCACGTAATTGTTCTAGAGATTCTGTTTGCTCCGCCGGAGTTGGCTCCATCTTAGCGTAGTTTAATAAGAACTCTCTACGATATGCATAGATGCCAATATGTTTTAGTGGCGGACGCACAAAGTCATGACGAGGATATGGGATTAAAGATCTAGAAAAATACATCGCATCATTACGATTATTTAAAATGACCTTTACCGCTGATGGCTCCTCGTACTCTTCCTCTAATAAAGGAGTAGCTACTGTGGCCATCTGCAAGTTTGGATCTTCCTCAAATAGACGTGCCAAGTCATCAATAAGATTTGGATCAATCATCGGTTCATCACCTTGGACATTGATAACAACATCTAAGTCTGTATAATGACTAGCAACCTCTGCTAATCGATCCGTTCCTGTAGGGTGATTAGGATCTGTCATCATAACAGTTCCCCCAAACTGTTGTACTGCAGAATATACGCGGTTATCATCAGTGGCTACAATTGTACATACTGTCTTTGTAGCTTGTGATACCCTTGCATAAACCCGTTCAATCATAGGTTTACCTGCAATATCAGCTAATGGTTTGCCCGGTAATCTTGTAGA of the Veillonella parvula genome contains:
- the kdsA gene encoding 3-deoxy-8-phosphooctulonate synthase; translation: MKTVQIKDITVGGGKGLFVLAGPCVIEDYDRTLAIGKRAKEICERLGVPYIFKASFDKANRSSFSSFRGPGLEEGLKMLASIKKELNVPVVSDIHSIEQIEPAAEVLDILQIPAFLCRQTDLVYGAAKTGKCVNVKKGQFMAPKDMENVLNKMKETGNENLMLTERGFSFGYNNLVVDMRSFPIMRSFDYPVIFDATHSVQLPGGAGTKSSGNREFVPNLARAAVASGVDGLFFEVHDNPEEALSDGPNMLYLDQFEAVLRDLVAIDKIVKG
- the kdsB gene encoding 3-deoxy-manno-octulosonate cytidylyltransferase → MKFGCVIPARYGSTRLPGKPLADIAGKPMIERVYARVSQATKTVCTIVATDDNRVYSAVQQFGGTVMMTDPNHPTGTDRLAEVASHYTDLDVVINVQGDEPMIDPNLIDDLARLFEEDPNLQMATVATPLLEEEYEEPSAVKVILNNRNDAMYFSRSLIPYPRHDFVRPPLKHIGIYAYRREFLLNYAKMEPTPAEQTESLEQLRALENGYTIRVILTNKRFIGVDTPEDLARVNAIYEQEEK